One region of Apus apus isolate bApuApu2 chromosome W, bApuApu2.pri.cur, whole genome shotgun sequence genomic DNA includes:
- the LOC127395209 gene encoding 60S ribosomal protein L17-like, giving the protein MHIRKATKYLKDVTLKKQCVPFRRYNGGVGRCAQAKQWGWTQGRWPKKSAEFLLHMLKNAESNAELKGLDVDSLVIEHIQVNKAPKMRRRTYRAHGRINPYMSSPCHIEMILTEKEQIVPKPEEEVAQKKKISQKKLKKQKLMARE; this is encoded by the exons ATGCACATCCGCAAGGCCACCAAGTACCTGAAGGATGTCACCCTGAAGAAGCAGTGTGTCCCCTTCCGGCGCTACAACGGGGGGGTGGGGCGGTGCGCGCAG GCCAAGCAGTGGGGCTGGACCCAGGGCCGGTGGCCCAAGAAAAGTGCTGAGTTCCTGCTGCACATGCTGAAGAACGCGGAGAGCAACGCTGAGCTCAAG gGTCTGGATGTGGACTCCCTGGTGATCGAGCACATCCAGGTGAACAAGGCCCCCAAGATGCGCCGACGCACCTACCGGGCGCACGGCAGGATCAACCCCTACATGAGCTCCCCCTGCCACATCGAGATGATCCTCACCGAGAAGGAGCAGATCGTCCCCAAGCCCGAGGAGGAGGttgctcagaagaaaaag ATATCccagaagaagctgaagaagcagaagcTCATGGCTCGGGAGTAG
- the LOC127395214 gene encoding UPF0729 protein C18orf32 homolog yields the protein MVCIPCIVIPVLLWVYKKFLEPYIYPIIKPFIKRVWPKKAVEESTTTGGGQGATTANPQAPSGTKRDQEDELGIYRVRLIMDLVHEGKVWIKHPVDA from the coding sequence aTGGTGTGCATTCCCTGTATTGTCATTCCTGTTCTCCTCTGGGTCTACAAGAAGTTCCTGGAGCCTTACATCTACCCCATCATCAAGCCCTTCATCAAGCGGGTTTGGCCCAAGAAAGCTGTGGAAGAAAGCACAACCACAGGAGGAGGCCAAGGAGCCACCACTGCAAATCCACAGGCACCTTCAGGCACCAAAAGAGATCAGGAGGATGAGTTGGGAATTTACAGAGTAAGATTAATTATGGATTTAGTTCACGAGGGAAAAGTCTGGATAAAGCACCCGGTGGATGCTTGA